A single window of uncultured Methanospirillum sp. DNA harbors:
- the ilvB gene encoding biosynthetic-type acetolactate synthase large subunit, with product MKSGAQILIEGLKEQGVDVIFGYPGGVVLPIYDELYDSDIRHILVRHEQAAIHAADGYARASGKVGVCLATSGPGACNLVTGLATAYMDSIPVVALTGQVPTVLLGNDAFQESDITGITMPVTKHNFLVQDIKDLKRIIREAFYIANTGRKGPVLIDIPKDVSTTKIPDEDGPDQQIKLRGYKPTYHGHGKQIQKAVELIEAAKRPIIYAGGGIISSEASKELVEFAERTCMPVTTTLMGLGCIPADHPLNLGMLGMHGTEYANYAITESDLLFSIGVRFDDRVTGNLATFAPHAKIIHMDIDPAEIGKNKTVDVPIVGDAKSILTDLLKKIPGACSHPEWSEKVQAWKKNHPLRFKEDGKLRPQFVIRKLAEILEGKGVIVSEVGQNQMWTAQYYQFSRPRQWVTSGGLGTMGFGFPAAMGAQVATPDEPVVVIAGDGSFQMNIQELGTIAQYQIPVKIVILNNQFLGMVRQWQELFYERRYSYTELPEVQFEQIAKAYGIGAETVRSIADVEPALKRALDHKGPYLLDFRVEREENVFPMVPAGAAISEMIVGHHTEHEEE from the coding sequence ATGAAAAGCGGCGCACAGATACTGATTGAAGGGCTGAAAGAGCAGGGAGTAGATGTCATCTTCGGGTATCCGGGCGGCGTTGTTCTCCCGATATATGATGAACTCTATGACTCTGACATCAGGCATATTCTGGTAAGGCACGAGCAGGCAGCCATCCATGCTGCTGACGGATATGCCCGTGCAAGTGGAAAGGTCGGAGTCTGTCTGGCAACATCAGGGCCTGGGGCCTGTAACCTTGTGACCGGACTTGCAACCGCCTACATGGACTCTATCCCGGTTGTGGCTCTTACCGGGCAAGTCCCTACCGTGCTCCTTGGAAATGACGCATTCCAGGAATCAGACATCACCGGGATCACCATGCCGGTGACAAAACATAACTTCCTCGTCCAGGATATCAAAGATCTCAAGCGGATCATCAGGGAAGCGTTTTATATCGCAAATACCGGCAGGAAAGGTCCGGTCCTCATCGACATCCCGAAGGATGTCAGCACGACAAAGATCCCTGATGAGGACGGGCCAGACCAGCAGATAAAACTCAGGGGCTACAAGCCGACATACCACGGCCACGGGAAACAGATCCAGAAGGCTGTCGAGCTCATCGAGGCAGCGAAGCGGCCCATCATCTACGCAGGAGGAGGGATCATCTCTTCAGAAGCATCAAAGGAACTGGTCGAGTTTGCAGAACGGACCTGCATGCCGGTGACAACCACCCTGATGGGTCTCGGGTGTATACCTGCAGATCACCCGCTCAACCTTGGCATGCTCGGGATGCACGGAACCGAGTATGCAAACTACGCGATCACCGAGTCAGACCTGCTCTTCTCAATAGGTGTCAGGTTTGACGACCGGGTGACCGGGAATCTGGCCACCTTTGCACCACATGCAAAGATCATTCACATGGACATCGACCCTGCAGAGATCGGAAAGAACAAGACTGTGGATGTCCCGATCGTCGGGGATGCAAAGAGTATCCTCACCGATCTTCTGAAGAAGATCCCGGGAGCCTGTTCTCATCCTGAATGGTCAGAGAAGGTGCAGGCCTGGAAGAAGAATCACCCGCTCAGGTTCAAAGAGGACGGGAAACTGCGCCCACAGTTCGTGATCAGAAAACTCGCAGAGATCCTTGAGGGAAAAGGAGTCATTGTCAGTGAGGTCGGGCAGAACCAGATGTGGACTGCCCAGTACTACCAGTTCTCACGCCCGAGGCAGTGGGTCACGTCCGGAGGACTCGGGACGATGGGATTCGGATTTCCCGCAGCCATGGGTGCCCAGGTTGCAACACCTGACGAACCCGTGGTGGTAATCGCGGGAGACGGCAGTTTCCAGATGAACATCCAGGAACTAGGGACCATTGCCCAGTACCAGATCCCGGTGAAGATCGTGATCCTGAACAACCAGTTCCTCGGGATGGTCAGGCAGTGGCAGGAGCTCTTCTACGAACGGCGGTACTCATACACGGAACTGCCGGAGGTGCAGTTTGAGCAGATCGCAAAAGCATACGGCATCGGGGCAGAGACCGTGAGAAGTATCGCGGACGTCGAGCCTGCACTGAAACGTGCTCTTGACCACAAGGGCCCGTACCTTCTTGATTTCAGGGTCGAGCGTGAAGAGAACGTCTTCCCGATGGTCCCGGCAGGGGCAGCCATCAGTGAGATGATCGTCGGCCACCACACCGAACACGAGGAGGAGTAG
- the ilvN gene encoding acetolactate synthase small subunit — protein sequence MNRHIFSVMVEDSPGVLSRVTGLFSRRGFNIESLAVGTCEQPDTSRITIVVSGNDVQIEQVKKQLNKLIEVIRVLDITNSEHVERELALIKVRAEPGEVRSAIMQIAGIFRAKIIDVGTDSLMIEVTGDSSKIAAIEDLMSPYGILEMVRTGKIALQRGAGTACSGR from the coding sequence ATGAACCGCCATATCTTCAGTGTCATGGTCGAGGACAGCCCGGGGGTTCTCTCAAGGGTAACCGGCCTCTTCTCACGCCGGGGCTTTAACATCGAGAGCCTGGCCGTCGGGACCTGCGAACAGCCTGATACCAGCAGGATCACCATCGTTGTATCAGGAAACGATGTCCAGATCGAGCAGGTGAAAAAACAGCTCAACAAACTGATCGAGGTCATCAGGGTTCTGGATATCACCAACTCAGAGCATGTGGAGCGGGAGCTTGCCCTCATCAAAGTCAGGGCAGAACCGGGTGAGGTCAGATCTGCGATCATGCAGATTGCAGGAATATTCAGGGCAAAGATCATCGATGTCGGGACCGATTCGCTGATGATCGAGGTGACCGGGGACTCAAGCAAGATCGCGGCAATCGAGGACCTTATGAGCCCGTACGGAATCCTTGAGATGGTCAGAACAGGCAAGATTGCACTCCAGAGGGGTGCAGGCACCGCCTGTTCCGGCAGGTAA
- a CDS encoding response regulator, whose product MPTVLIIDDNPEDQSNMAEILKSEGYDTVAAGMGPEGIKLCREHRPDLIMLDLVMPDMNGIETLREFKKEFPGIPVIMCSAAGLEQVVALALRVGATGYIVKPYDRDTVLKNLKGHIAAGKPPA is encoded by the coding sequence ATGCCTACCGTATTAATCATCGACGATAATCCAGAAGACCAAAGCAACATGGCAGAGATCCTGAAGAGCGAAGGGTATGATACTGTAGCTGCCGGGATGGGACCGGAGGGTATCAAACTCTGCCGCGAACACAGACCTGACCTTATCATGCTGGATCTTGTCATGCCGGATATGAACGGGATTGAAACGCTCAGAGAGTTTAAAAAAGAGTTTCCGGGTATCCCGGTCATCATGTGCTCTGCAGCCGGGCTTGAACAGGTTGTGGCCCTTGCCCTTCGGGTTGGGGCAACGGGGTACATTGTCAAGCCGTATGACCGGGACACAGTTCTCAAGAACCTGAAAGGCCATATCGCAGCAGGGAAGCCCCCTGCCTAA
- a CDS encoding tetratricopeptide repeat protein has product MSKYSDPQDHTQKWLVMGASFLKKEQLDKAFYAFKEGLRSDPENAELWYQIGIVLSKQERHRDAIKMFHNALKYAPGNNNAQLQIGIAYHEVGMYKEAIGVFNRLIENQPSICLAWMYRGSCLVSKEQYKEALTDLEEATDCGLSQVEIWVLKGYCYEQLGDHQEAIDAYQIGCEIAPDDPMPYFGQAGALSHIGETEQAVEALFEAVKKDPEFADAWNLLGDLHADMGDLEMATSAYQQVLKLQPWNFEVRYTHSLLKAELSGDTDGVTDILNQIIHEGQETPGYYNAHGLALLHLKKYEAAIQAFDHAIMLDQNNPSYWHNHGAARFKLRHYNDAIKSFQHALKLNPGNVNSWIGLGMVATRQYDYSRAISAFNQATRRNPKKPNVWVLLGDAQYERGDCREAVTSYEKALDLDPDNTTAWNQRGMALRSLGSHDDALKSFEHATIQKTDRPDTWVNHAVTCFELGEYPGTIASFEKACKIGPIPVDSWKVYLNALAYQNEHQKLIRVAERFIERFGGDDEVFFLLGVSLYKLGLYDGAVVKLEEAISREKSNVEAVYWYGLTLLALKRYADAITTFEQVEDSQPDDYQAWFSHAKALVAMEEYQKAEFILKHSIQISNSETDSWMLLAQIQISQNQSPDAIQSLNHALEIDPANQDALVRKAELQVKIGSFKGACQTYEKVVDPAAGSYDVLYGYATALFQTGQVKEAHGKVQRLLEKYEKNADLWILKAEIEQSLRLFEDASLSLLEASRYAPDDNKIPGILGVTLFEAGKYKEAIRFLEKALIRDTGNGELWRRKAAALEILRNYSQAAEAYQQAALHLPDDPVMIKKQGVTLYAAGKCEKAVASFNQYLDLTPDDSEIWAMKGKALYRLGEYERSAEAFGHVGEKNRDPSILLRYARSLCAAGKYEESLRPLGLVLEQRPDDPEAWRLKADAETACGRQDEAARAVVEALKQFPEDPKLLFSHTKSLYESGAYDEALQAVEKIIEIAPDLPEPWALHAELFWLTGQHEAAVTAYDRVLAEDDENARAWFLKGDALQNLGRFEEAAIAHERAFALGGDNTVGLMISRKMRYLQQKK; this is encoded by the coding sequence ATGTCAAAATATTCAGATCCTCAGGACCATACCCAGAAATGGCTTGTAATGGGGGCATCCTTTCTCAAGAAGGAGCAACTTGACAAGGCGTTTTATGCATTCAAGGAAGGACTCCGTAGCGATCCTGAAAATGCCGAACTCTGGTACCAGATAGGGATCGTTCTCTCAAAACAGGAACGGCATCGTGATGCCATCAAGATGTTCCACAATGCCCTCAAGTATGCTCCTGGAAATAACAACGCCCAGCTCCAGATCGGTATCGCATACCACGAAGTCGGAATGTACAAAGAGGCTATCGGGGTTTTTAACCGGCTGATTGAGAACCAGCCCTCGATCTGCCTCGCATGGATGTACCGTGGTTCATGCCTTGTCTCAAAGGAGCAGTACAAGGAAGCCCTGACAGATCTTGAGGAGGCGACAGACTGTGGTCTCAGTCAGGTTGAGATCTGGGTGCTGAAAGGATACTGCTACGAACAGCTCGGCGATCATCAGGAGGCAATAGATGCGTACCAGATCGGATGTGAGATCGCTCCTGATGATCCGATGCCCTACTTCGGTCAGGCCGGAGCCCTGAGCCATATCGGTGAGACCGAACAGGCAGTGGAGGCCCTGTTTGAGGCTGTGAAGAAAGACCCCGAGTTTGCAGATGCCTGGAACCTGCTTGGTGATCTTCATGCAGATATGGGGGATCTGGAGATGGCTACCAGTGCGTACCAGCAGGTGCTCAAACTGCAGCCCTGGAATTTTGAGGTCAGGTACACTCACTCGCTCCTGAAGGCAGAACTGTCAGGAGATACCGACGGTGTTACCGACATCCTGAACCAGATCATTCATGAAGGGCAGGAGACACCTGGGTACTATAACGCTCATGGTCTGGCACTTCTTCACCTTAAAAAGTACGAGGCTGCTATCCAGGCGTTCGATCATGCCATCATGCTCGACCAGAACAACCCGTCGTACTGGCATAACCATGGTGCCGCACGTTTTAAGTTACGTCATTACAACGATGCAATAAAATCATTTCAGCATGCCCTCAAACTCAATCCCGGCAATGTCAACTCCTGGATTGGGCTTGGGATGGTTGCAACCCGCCAGTATGACTACTCGCGTGCGATAAGTGCATTCAACCAGGCAACCCGGAGAAATCCGAAGAAACCCAATGTATGGGTCCTCCTTGGAGATGCGCAGTACGAACGGGGAGACTGTCGCGAAGCAGTAACATCATACGAGAAAGCCCTCGATCTTGATCCTGATAACACCACTGCCTGGAACCAGCGTGGAATGGCGCTCCGCTCACTTGGCAGCCATGATGATGCGTTGAAGTCGTTCGAACATGCAACTATCCAGAAGACCGACCGGCCTGACACCTGGGTAAATCATGCGGTGACCTGTTTTGAGCTGGGTGAATATCCTGGAACGATCGCGTCATTTGAGAAGGCCTGCAAGATAGGCCCGATACCTGTTGACAGTTGGAAAGTATACCTCAACGCTCTTGCGTATCAGAACGAACACCAGAAACTCATCAGGGTTGCTGAACGGTTCATCGAACGGTTCGGAGGCGATGACGAGGTCTTCTTCCTGCTTGGTGTCTCCCTGTACAAACTCGGGCTGTACGATGGTGCAGTTGTAAAACTGGAAGAGGCCATCTCCAGGGAGAAGAGCAATGTCGAGGCTGTGTACTGGTATGGTCTCACGCTTCTGGCACTGAAACGGTATGCTGATGCCATCACTACTTTTGAGCAGGTTGAGGACAGTCAGCCTGATGATTACCAGGCCTGGTTCTCACATGCAAAAGCACTGGTAGCAATGGAGGAGTACCAGAAGGCTGAGTTCATCCTGAAGCACTCTATCCAGATCTCAAACTCTGAAACCGACTCCTGGATGCTTCTTGCACAGATTCAGATCTCACAGAACCAGTCGCCTGATGCGATCCAGTCACTCAACCACGCTCTTGAGATCGATCCTGCAAACCAGGATGCACTTGTCAGGAAAGCTGAACTGCAGGTGAAGATCGGCTCATTCAAGGGTGCCTGCCAGACGTACGAAAAGGTGGTTGACCCTGCGGCAGGGAGTTATGATGTGCTGTATGGGTATGCAACAGCCTTATTCCAGACCGGCCAGGTGAAGGAGGCACATGGAAAGGTTCAACGCCTTCTTGAGAAGTATGAGAAGAATGCAGATCTCTGGATCCTGAAGGCCGAGATTGAGCAGTCACTGCGCCTGTTTGAGGATGCCTCGCTCTCACTGCTTGAAGCCTCCAGGTATGCTCCTGACGACAACAAGATCCCCGGTATCCTGGGAGTGACGCTTTTTGAGGCTGGGAAATATAAGGAAGCCATCAGATTCCTTGAGAAGGCCCTCATCAGGGATACCGGCAATGGCGAACTCTGGCGAAGAAAGGCAGCAGCCCTTGAAATTCTTCGCAATTACAGCCAGGCTGCAGAGGCATACCAGCAGGCTGCCCTTCATCTCCCTGATGATCCGGTGATGATAAAAAAGCAGGGCGTTACACTCTATGCGGCTGGGAAGTGCGAAAAGGCGGTTGCAAGTTTCAATCAGTACCTGGATCTCACCCCTGATGATTCAGAGATCTGGGCGATGAAGGGCAAGGCACTCTATCGTCTTGGTGAGTATGAACGCTCTGCTGAAGCCTTCGGTCATGTCGGGGAGAAGAACCGTGACCCTTCGATCCTTCTCAGGTACGCACGCAGTCTCTGTGCAGCAGGAAAATACGAAGAGTCACTCAGGCCCCTTGGTCTCGTGCTTGAGCAGCGGCCGGACGATCCCGAGGCCTGGCGTCTGAAGGCTGATGCCGAGACGGCCTGTGGAAGGCAGGATGAGGCGGCCCGTGCTGTTGTAGAGGCCCTGAAACAGTTTCCAGAAGATCCGAAACTGCTCTTCTCTCATACAAAATCCCTCTATGAGAGCGGGGCATATGATGAAGCCCTGCAGGCTGTGGAGAAGATCATCGAGATTGCTCCCGATCTCCCTGAACCCTGGGCACTTCATGCTGAGCTCTTCTGGCTGACCGGTCAGCACGAGGCTGCTGTTACCGCGTATGACCGGGTGCTTGCAGAAGATGACGAGAATGCCAGGGCCTGGTTTTTGAAAGGGGATGCCCTCCAGAATCTGGGACGGTTTGAAGAGGCTGCAATTGCCCATGAGCGGGCGTTCGCCCTTGGCGGGGACAACACGGTCGGGCTGATGATCTCAAGAAAGATGCGGTACCTGCAGCAGAAGAAGTAG